The proteins below come from a single Benincasa hispida cultivar B227 chromosome 4, ASM972705v1, whole genome shotgun sequence genomic window:
- the LOC120076236 gene encoding uncharacterized protein LOC120076236 — MTTTRYEIEKFEAKTDFELWKAKIKVVLRKQKALLAITDPAKYPKILFKAEKETIESNAYGTIVLNVIDSVLRQIVDRPTAYALWNKLNDIYLNKDLPNKAFLRERFFTYKMDPAKSLTDNLNEFKSLSSDFRSIGDNIGEENEAFILLNSLPETFKDVKTALKYGRERITTYAIISAVSVKELELQMTKKDQPRGEGFFPKGNNKTMGRANRTMEMCIRDSMKKDCYALKRKLNQQNKGGKQTEAAVGENSLVYSDALAATE, encoded by the exons ATGACAACTACCAGATATGAGATTGAGAAATTCGAAGCCAAGACAGATTTTGAATTGTGGAAAGCAAAGATTAAAGTAGTTTTGCGGAAGCAAAAGGCACTTTTGGCCATTACAGACCCTGCGAAGTACCCTAAAATACTTTTTAAGGCAGAAAAAGAGACTATCGAATCAAATGCATATGGAACCATCGTTCTCAATGTCATAGACAGTGTTTTGAGGCAAATTGTGGATCGACCTACTGCCTATGCCCTGTGGAATAAGTTGAATGATATTTATCTCAACAAAGATCTACCCAACAAAGCTTTCTTGAGGGAAAGATTCTTCACGTATAAGATGGATCCAGCAAAGTCCCTCACAGACAATCTTAATGAGTTCAAGAGTCTGTCTTCTGATTTCAGATCGATTGGAGATAATATTGGAGAAGAGAATGAAGCATTCATATTATTGAATTCTCTACCAGAAACtttcaaagatgtaaagactGCATTGAAGTATGGTAGAGAAAGAATCACCACATATGCTATTATATCAGCTGTAAGCGTCAAAGAGCTTGAATTGCAAATGACTAAGAAGGATCAACCAAGAGGTGAAGGTTTTTTCCCTAAAGGGAATAACAAGACAATGGGAAGGGCAAATAGAACAATGGAG atgtgtataagagacagcatgaAAAAGGACTGTTATgccttgaagagaaaattgaaccAACAGAATAAGGGGGGTAAACAGACCGAGGCTGCTGTAGGTGAGAATTCCCTAGTCTATTCAGATGCTTTAGCTGCTACTGAATAA
- the LOC120076235 gene encoding secreted RxLR effector protein 161-like, producing the protein MEKAKPVGTSFASHYKFSATNNPKSTDEEHLNHMKVVSYSQAMGSLMYLMTSTRPDLSYATSMVSRYMANPYMENPGRRHWEAVKWILRYLCSSKEAKVLYRQNEPSNDEVYGYVNADYAGDLDKRHSLSGYVFLLGNNLISWKATLQHVVALSTIEAEFIALSEVVKEKSAVSQQTKHIDIKYYFIRQEIEKGKVEIVKIHTSNNATDMLTKTVPLNKLGEYLDLLGFELPKKGLLKSAQ; encoded by the exons ATGGAGAAAGCAAAGCCAGTAGGTACTTCTTTTGCCTCTCACTACAAATTTTCAGCTACTAATAATCCAAAGAGCACTGATGAAGAGCATCTGAACCATATGAAGGTTGTCTCTTATTCTCAAGCAATGGGATCTCTTATGTATCTTATGACTTCTACACGACCAGACCTATCCTATGCAACAAGTATGGTCAGTAGGTACATGGCAAATCCGTACATGGAAAATCCTGGTAGAAGACATTGGGAGGCAGTCAAGTGGATACTAAGGTATCTATGCTCATCCAAAGAGGCGAAAGTCTTATATAGACAGAATGAGCCATCCAATGATGAGGTTTATGGCTATGTAAATGCAGACTATGCAGGAGACTTGGACAAAAGACATTCCCTATCAGGTTATGTTTTCCTATTGGGGAACAATTTGATCAGTTGGAAAGCTACATTGCAGCATGTTGTGGCCCTTTCCACAATAGAGGCTGAGTTCATCGCTTTGTCTGAGGTTGTGAAGGAAA AATCAGCAGTTTCACAACAAACCAAGCATattgatatcaaatattatttcatCAGACAAGAGATTGAGAAAGGGAAAGTCGAGATAGTGAAGATTCATACCTCGAATAATGCAACTGATATGCTAACCAAAACTGTTCCATTGAATAAGCTTGGCGAATACTTGGATCTTCTCGGGTTCGAGTTACCTAAAAAAGGTTTGCTCAAGTCAGCTCAGTGA